The Branchiostoma lanceolatum isolate klBraLanc5 chromosome 1, klBraLanc5.hap2, whole genome shotgun sequence genomic sequence AAGTAGTTACAGATCCCAAATAAAATTAATTTAGGCAAATACAATCCTTTGCTCTTAACGCACATTTGATTGTATGTTTATCAGGAGAGACCAAAATCAGTTTGTCCATTGTTGATTGTGGTTATGTATGACATGACTTATGATGTTGACATCATTCTGTTTGTGTCCTTAAGACGAGACTGGGGAGCCTTGATCCTCGTGGACGACAGGTTTGCCAAAGGGCAAGGAAGATACACAAAAGGTAGACAACctctcagggctgtctccaggtttaAATTTTGTTCTGTCCCCTTCAATTTTTGAgagccaatgttttaattttcattgttaaatctgtcattttaagcctaccaaaatgcatttttatcaatatcatgtcACAGAGTTCCCATTTTTGGGACAGAGAAGGTGGACCCAAGAATCAAATTTCCattctgggacggagggacgggtcctggagacagccctgctaccTCTATACATGAAATCCTTTATTACTTGTactcaacaaatacatgtagatctccTAAGTAATTACCAATTTTTAATGTAGGAAATTCAAAAATTTtaagacatttctgcatttacagtaattgtctTTATTCTTGCAGGCCTGTCTAAGTGGGTGAGACAGCGGGTGCAGCACTTTAACGCGTTTGGAAGTGTGGTGTCGTCCCTGACACAATTCTCCACACAGATGACTGAAGGGAGCGTCACCTCTCTTGACGATAGGTTTGAATCCCTTTCTTACAAACATTTCTTTACTTCACGCACATGTATAAAATTCTCTTTCATGAGCCAGATACTAGACACATTTTTGTAACTTAATTTGCAAACTGTCAGATGAAAATACAGTCTGTACAGGTAAGCCCTGGTGCTAAACCAATTAATGTAAGGTCATGACAAATGAGTTATCATTGTAAAGGGCAATAAGTAagttttccaatgatatatgttACAATGCAATTCACTAATTTAAAAATTTAACAAAATTTTTGTCTTGAGTGCATTCTCTTTAATGCAGAAACGAACCCGGGTACCAGAAATCTGCTTAGTTCTAAGTGAAGTTCTAGGACGCAGGTTCAAATCTGGGTAAGAGAGTGTTTAAGTGTAACCAtcctctgtttgtttgtttctccagTGTTGCCATGACACCACAAGCCTCGCCCCATCCCTCTCGATCCTTCCTGGACACCAGTGTGTCCACACCAGACCCAAGCAGCATACCACAGCCTGGAAAACAGAATGCATTTCAACACTTGATGGGTCAATCGCCCCTGCTGGACCAAAAGAAGAGGACAGTGGATACAACTCCTGTTGTTAACAAGTTCGAACCCCAGGGTTTCATTCCCAGCACACCCAGTAGTGTCACTGGTCTGAAGGATCACGACAAAAACATCACGCAAGATGTTTCACTCAGTGATAAGAAGACATCGTCAATCTCCAAAGGGAAGTTGAAGGCTCTCTTCAAGAAGAATGTGCAGCAAAAAGCTGTCACTGATTCTGCTGGGGTCATGGGAACAGCCCAGGTCAAGGTTGAAAGTTCGGAGGTGAAAGGTGATGGGTTCATGACCCCTGCAGGTGACAACAACAGGTATGCCAAGAGCACACCTGTTGGTGacaagagaccaacagatgctATACCTACACCGAAAGGTAGGCTGTTGTTTGAAGAAGACAACATTCCTAGAGACACTAAAGATGACACAACACACCAAGGGCAAAGGTTAGATAAAGATGATGTCAAGAACAAGGGACACAGTTCTAAAACGTTGTCAGCGGCTTCCATGTTATTAGCACAATTTGCCTACAAGTCCAAAGGAGAAAGCAACACAGCAACAGAAGATGCTGAGACTGCAGGGCCATTGACCGAATCTTGCAAGAAAGTCAAAGAAGAGAACCTGCATGATCAAAATGAATCAAAAGACGGTTTCAATCAAGAGGTGCAAGACAGATCAAAGCAACCATCTGGACCAAATGATGCGAAGGTCAATACTCTCTTCAAGTTTGTTAACATCGGCCCTTTGACAACGCCTGTTCACAGCACAGCAGAGCCGAGGAAGGGAATGGCAACTCCGCCCTTACAAGAAACCTCTGCAGCCGATATGGACTTCACACCTCCTCTGTTTGACGACTCGGAACCAACCGCTGAGGAAAACACCTCTGATGAGATCAACGTCGGGAATGTCTTCCGACAAAAAGGAAAGTTGACTGACAACGGAAATGATGAGAACAAAGGTAAAGAAGATGATCCACCAGTGTCATCGCGAGGGAGGAAGAGACAGCTGAGTTTGAGCGCCAAGAAGTCCACTGAGAAGAGGAGGAATTCAGCAAGTGAAAAGAAACCTGCGGCCGGAAGGCAGTCCAACAAGAAGAAACTTTTTAGGGCATCTCAAGACGAAAATGATGGACCAAGCATGGATGAAAGTCAGCCAGGTAACTTGTATCCATATAGTCATCTTATATTagggcccgttcacacttgtatgtatatattcatGTCCGTGTGCGTcgcgcattgacattttttggctAAGGTAAAGTTTGCCAGAAAGACgttgtttttaactttgacccaccattgtgcTGCCTGATCATCAAACcaaaagaacaatttttttcggccgcaaaaaagacaaaaatgtaaatacacaaatcatacggacttgaatatcaACACAAGTGTGGCCTTTTCATACTTAAATTCATATTGGACAAGTCAGTTGAAATTTGAGGACATAGGGAGAGTGGGTTGTTACCATACTTGTGTTTTATCTCCTTAGCCCTGAAGATTCGTCGCTCCTTCAGATCCAGAAGAAAAGCCAACTGTCCTGTCCTCTCAGAAGATCCCGGTGACTTGCTGGATGACTTGATGACAGCTGCTCAGAGCAAGGTCTGTAAATGTTCTGGAATTTTCTAACCATTTCAAAATATGGCAATCCCCCAAGCATCTCCCAAACAGATTAAGAGTAGTAATGACAAACTTTAGTAAGTTGGAACAAAAGTGTCAATTTCACTTGCCAAGTTTTTCCATTTGACAGTATATACTGTCAACGTTTGAAAATGGTTGGTGACAGGAAGTGGTTGCTCCAGACAAGAGGgtcttaagcccctatctctgTACCCAAGACATGTTGGTTAGGTTGACTCTATTCTGCTATTCAACTCTGTAGAAGGTAAAGCAGGCCGAGGGTCAGTGCTAAACCTTCCCATTTTTCAGTATGTCCTGTGTCTCTATTTGTGTAGGCCCAGGGTCCGTGCAGTCCAGGACTTCACTGCATCATGTGTGGTACAGAACTGGTCAGCTCTGTggaaggtactgtaattcttgtttctttcactgtacctttatgttcactgttttcacggtcacctctgtaccgagaacctatcatcactgtgaaaaacctatattgttattatttatgattccgtcacacatctgttctgtaaatcacttgccgccaccgtgaagttaaaattCAGTAAAactgtccattttccttacgcCATGAacttttgctaccatgaagataaagtaaaTTACAGTAACCATACTTCACATAGCTATTGTAACCATTATATGTCACGACtgcttttgatatcttttcaGAATTTGTGTATTATAAGTCAACTCATTCCATCTCAAAGGCTGCTGTAGATTTTTTGGGGTGCATCTCATATATTTGTGATCATAGTGCTATCTGATATTTATAAGTTTTATCCTTGATTCTGACATCAAAGTTAATACCATTTTATTATACCCTTTTAAACTGACTTCATGTCTAAACAGTTCTTTgagatatttcaaaatacatggAGACTCTTCGCTAGATAACTTTAAACGTTGCTTGCAGTTAGActtgcaaaggttaggtgtgacaggtcattcagcgtaataaaaccagctgctgtcaTGCCGCAAGCCTgtgaagctagtgtgttataccagctatacaaaTACAGGACCTGGTATGTTATGCCAAAAAAAGGTAGTCATaccgactatacagatacagataccttattctacatgtacatcgctTCCTCCAGATGTCAGTGTAGAGAAGGAAACGTCTACCTACATTCAAGAAGAATCCTGGACTCTTTCTAGCTTGCGACGAAGGCTAAGTGAAGGAATGAAGTGTCAATGTAATGCATCACAGATGGAGGGAAAGTCCCATCCTACAAAGGGAGGAATGGTCTTAATAGACAGGACAAGACTGGAGGGAAAAGTCCAGCCAATGTCACCACAAAAGTCAGCCAAAGGTTCATATGATTTTCTTTATTAGGGTACACTAGCTGCTTGTTTTTAAGGTACTGTATTATCTTATCTATAATAATCTCTTATGATTACTTTGTTTCTGATTTGTTTGAGCAGTTAGAGCTCATTTcactttgttgtttttccactattttgtacatttttctttcatttttgtagGACCCCACGTGAACAGTTATCTGAGTGAGGAGGACCAGTGCTTGTACGTTCCTGTGGTCTGTGCTGGGTGTAAGGCAAAGTCTCCCACAGAGAAAAACACTCTAGGCTTCAATATCATTTCCCTGGGCAATGGAAAGCCTACAACTAAGGTATGTGTGCTAAGCTTGAAGTCAGAACACATGTATTTTATACAATATCTAAGCTGTTATATTCTTTTTAATATTTATCAGTGTGTTCTAATTCATCTACTAGTATAAGATATTACAGTACTTGAAGTAAGCATTTTGAAGACTTTAGAAAACTAACAGATCTAGAAATGTATGCTAATTGCCGTCCActgcttttgatttttttcaggggTGGCTTTATTACGAGGCCCTGTGGCACTGCCCACATCTTCAGCTGACCAAATGAGGGGCATAACTGAGCACAAGAAGATCCTGGCCTTCTGATAGAAATGTCCATATATATGTCTAAGTGCTACAGTATTTGGttgttgacaaaaaaaatgcatcacTTGTACAACATTGAAGATATCACTAGTTTATTCTTTATGATTATTCTTTCAGAGACTTACTAATAATTTTTATGTGCATGGAAACTCATCAATCAAAATCTTACGTTGGAAAATGTGTAGGTGAAATATTTAGATTGACTATGACAGtctttctgaaacatttacAATTCTTAAGggcacaccaattcaatttcttggttaacagaatttaaaaaaaatgctagattggaaaatcaacatggaaacagaatctcagaggaaagtttgtacattggtgcacacagtttcagggagtgaacagggtcaggtgcaagttttcaccccagctttcagttttaatgatgtcctcatgctaaaatttaaacaaatctgttaaccaagaaattaaattggtgtggccaaagGGCACATAGCAAGCTTCTTCATTGGCAGATTAATTCAAGTCGCATAGAcaacaacaatgcaaatttgactTTATTGCTACCAGTTTATAAGTGTGTTGTCAACACTACATTTTTACCAGTTTTGCTACAAAGTATTTAGGGGGTGGAcagttttgttgcaattttctttttctacTCTGACAATGTTCAAAATTATTTTCTCCTAACATGCAATAATTTTCCAACTTACTTGTGCAATGCTTTTCTAGTATCCTATCCCTTactcaaaagttttttttcaactACCTAACCCCAACATTTctacaaaaatgatttattcGCATTAACATCAATGACATAAATATCTACATCTTTGTTTGTATTCTTCGAGCCTTATTCTTGATCAAAAGCTTTAATTAGCCTGTCTTTATTCACAACTTTACTTTCACATAGACGAATGAGCAAACTTGCCTGTCAGTGATGCTATATTGTATGAGAAGTTCTGACATTTCATATCTATCATAAAGATATTTGACAGTAAATAAAATGGTGACTACACCGCCATTTCGCGTCAACCCTaggaaaagaaatattttagtaTGACAGAACTAAAAGATTTAAGTGATGAACTTTCTATTATTTTCTGTAACTTAGCATATTTTTAAAGCAAAGCTGTTGAATTAAATATCCTGTACTAACAATGTACAGTGTGTCCTTCTTGTGTAACTTGATATTACTAAATAGAATTATTGTGGAATTTGCATGGAGGGACAGCCAACATTTCTAGAAACTTCATGTAAAAACGGAGTCCCGTTCATTCCCAGTCCTTGCTGTGGCATCTGTGCGTAGCTACAAGATGGAAGGAAATTCATGCCCCCGTTGGACACAAACCCCGTGCCAGACGAAGAAAACGGGACGGAAAAGTTCTGGTTGTTGTTAAAACCggtggagagagggtccaatggCTGGGGTGCAGCCAGGAGAG encodes the following:
- the LOC136440301 gene encoding uncharacterized protein; translated protein: MCGTELVSSVEDVSVEKETSTYIQEESWTLSSLRRRLSEGMKCQCNASQMEGKSHPTKGGMVLIDRTRLEGKVQPMSPQKSAKGPHVNSYLSEEDQCLYVPVVCAGCKAKSPTEKNTLGFNIISLGNGKPTTKGWLYYEALWHCPHLQLTK